In Leptospira harrisiae, a genomic segment contains:
- the fbp gene encoding class 1 fructose-bisphosphatase — MNATPKQKKLISLSQFILEEQLKIPHASGEFTALLSHLVYAAKIVGREVRKAGLLDDILGATEDTNVQGETQMKLDQYADNAFNQSLKICGHLCVLASEEHEHIIPIPGGYNIGKYTMAIDPLDGSSNIDTNVSIGTIFSIHQRLEPNSKEPGNERDLLQQGHLQRCAGYIIYGSSTMLVLSTGKGVSGFTLDPSVGEFLLSHPNMQMPTSGDIYSANEGNASYWSPEVQAYLQKIKSIEGGKKPKTARYIGSLVADFHRNLLKGGIFLYPNDTKSSKYPNGKLRLLYEAAPMAYIAEQAGGMAVTVKGERILDLTPKDLHERTTLIIGSKKEVEEFLTFVPKS, encoded by the coding sequence GTGAACGCAACACCGAAACAAAAAAAACTCATCTCTCTATCGCAATTCATTCTAGAAGAGCAACTCAAAATCCCTCATGCTTCCGGAGAATTTACAGCCTTACTCAGTCATCTTGTCTATGCAGCCAAAATTGTTGGTCGCGAAGTAAGAAAGGCAGGCCTTCTGGACGACATTCTTGGTGCTACCGAGGATACCAATGTCCAAGGGGAAACCCAGATGAAACTGGACCAATATGCTGACAATGCATTCAACCAATCCCTTAAAATTTGTGGCCACCTTTGTGTGCTCGCCAGTGAGGAACACGAACACATCATCCCCATTCCTGGTGGGTATAATATTGGAAAATACACGATGGCAATCGATCCTCTAGACGGATCTTCGAATATCGATACAAATGTTTCCATAGGTACTATTTTTTCCATCCACCAAAGGTTAGAACCCAATTCCAAAGAGCCGGGAAACGAAAGAGATTTATTACAACAAGGCCATCTGCAACGCTGTGCAGGTTATATCATTTATGGATCTTCCACCATGCTTGTTCTTTCTACAGGAAAGGGAGTTTCAGGGTTTACCTTAGATCCAAGTGTGGGGGAATTTTTACTCTCACATCCCAATATGCAAATGCCTACCTCTGGGGATATTTATTCCGCCAACGAAGGAAATGCTTCTTATTGGTCGCCAGAAGTACAAGCGTACCTCCAAAAAATCAAATCGATCGAAGGAGGAAAAAAACCAAAAACTGCTCGTTATATCGGTTCCCTTGTTGCTGATTTCCATAGGAACCTTCTCAAAGGCGGAATTTTTCTCTATCCTAACGATACAAAATCTTCCAAGTACCCTAATGGAAAACTAAGGTTGTTATACGAAGCGGCTCCCATGGCTTACATCGCAGAGCAAGCTGGGGGAATGGCCGTGACAGTGAAAGGAGAAAGGATTTTAGACCTCACACCGAAAGACCTTCATGAACGAACAACGCTCATTATTGGTAGCAAAAAGGAAGTAGAAGAATTCCTTACATTTGTTCCAAAGTCATAA
- the rpsU gene encoding 30S ribosomal protein S21 — MTPQVGIYLKEGESIEAALRRFKRDCANAGIMSEIKRREYFEKPSVVKKKAVEAAKRKRDKKKRLFAKKDKL, encoded by the coding sequence ATGACCCCACAAGTAGGGATTTATTTAAAAGAAGGGGAATCAATCGAGGCTGCGCTTCGTAGGTTCAAAAGAGATTGTGCGAATGCAGGTATCATGAGCGAAATTAAACGCCGTGAGTACTTCGAAAAGCCGAGTGTTGTCAAAAAAAAGGCAGTCGAAGCAGCGAAACGCAAACGAGACAAAAAGAAAAGATTATTTGCTAAAAAAGATAAACTGTAA
- a CDS encoding GatB/YqeY domain-containing protein → MTLQETISTDLKTALKAKDETVLGTLRLIKAEIQYELTKTGASELTDTAVMQILKSNFKRRKDTAVEYDKANRPDLSSKEIQEAEVISRYIPKEVSEEEIAKAVNEAIVELNANGAQDMGKVMGKVMAKFKGQNIDGSKVSSLAKQALSAR, encoded by the coding sequence ATGACCCTGCAAGAGACGATTAGTACCGATCTAAAAACGGCATTAAAGGCCAAGGATGAAACAGTCCTCGGCACTTTGCGTCTCATCAAAGCAGAAATTCAATATGAATTAACCAAAACCGGTGCTTCCGAACTGACTGACACTGCTGTGATGCAGATCCTCAAATCCAATTTCAAACGTAGAAAGGACACGGCTGTCGAATATGACAAGGCCAATCGTCCGGATTTATCCAGTAAAGAAATTCAGGAAGCAGAAGTCATCTCACGTTATATTCCAAAAGAAGTCTCCGAAGAGGAGATCGCAAAGGCAGTGAACGAAGCCATTGTGGAATTGAATGCAAACGGTGCCCAGGACATGGGAAAGGTGATGGGTAAAGTCATGGCAAAATTTAAAGGACAAAATATAGACGGCTCCAAGGTATCCTCCCTCGCAAAACAAGCACTTAGCGCCCGTTAA
- the dnaG gene encoding DNA primase: MNPYQSFKERVRREVSIDSYINRFVPLRRMGRNLVGICPFHNEKTPSFNVNAEGGFYHCFGCKASGDLFRFVMDYQKVDFLKSLEILSDYSGIPLVERTKEEEESERKKEALYQVSQKALEYFQRNLNTSAGEVALKYLESRGLYSEDLKVFKIGFGLPGFGNLRQDLFKTEAEVKLGEQLGLLKRQDQNKDPYDFFRNRIMFPVIDTRGRVIAYSGRILGESEEAKYINSPNSLIYDKSRTFYNLNLSQDSIRKTREAVIVEGVFDAIGLFRKGIEFVVAPLGTGFTEGHVRILKNMADKVYLMMDSDKAGTKGAFRAVNLLSKEGVSVKVCHIPEGKDPFDYSLHHNKQEIRDLLEGAAPASQFMIREILAGAGPTSLAEEKQAGVKKLFEFLKPMEKETDKQVYLEEGARQLGLSFSSLFQDFRGKPGVTSTPSVVDTKKERTVAKPGKLSPILVCERKMIAMLIQNLELFSFADDLLSLEFRDEVSAFLWDYLYTKYLQNENLTAAEILSREEIPSEYLGMIAEHFTADESTSPGLFKGMFLYHADLLDDARMEELVKEMAKPDLTIEEKNNLLSELSLLKSEKNKRSVYLRTIQTLEV; the protein is encoded by the coding sequence GTGAATCCTTACCAAAGTTTTAAAGAAAGAGTTCGCAGAGAAGTCTCCATTGATTCTTATATCAACAGATTTGTTCCCTTACGCCGTATGGGGAGAAACCTCGTTGGGATTTGCCCATTCCATAATGAAAAAACACCATCCTTCAATGTAAATGCAGAAGGCGGATTTTACCATTGTTTTGGATGTAAAGCTTCTGGTGATTTGTTTCGGTTTGTAATGGACTACCAAAAGGTAGACTTTCTCAAATCTTTGGAAATCCTTTCTGACTATTCTGGAATTCCTCTTGTGGAAAGAACCAAAGAAGAAGAAGAGTCGGAACGAAAAAAAGAAGCTCTTTACCAAGTTTCTCAAAAAGCTTTAGAATACTTTCAAAGGAATTTAAATACAAGTGCTGGTGAAGTGGCTCTAAAATATTTGGAATCACGCGGGTTGTATTCTGAAGATTTAAAAGTTTTTAAAATAGGATTTGGACTGCCTGGATTTGGAAATTTACGGCAAGATTTGTTTAAAACAGAGGCGGAAGTCAAACTTGGTGAGCAGTTAGGTCTTCTCAAACGACAAGACCAGAACAAAGATCCTTATGATTTTTTTCGAAATCGGATCATGTTTCCTGTGATTGACACAAGGGGCAGAGTGATTGCTTATTCGGGACGGATTTTGGGTGAATCAGAAGAAGCAAAATACATCAATAGCCCGAACTCACTCATTTACGACAAAAGTCGCACATTTTATAATTTAAATCTGAGCCAAGACAGCATCAGAAAAACAAGAGAAGCAGTCATCGTCGAAGGTGTGTTTGATGCCATTGGCCTATTCCGGAAAGGAATCGAGTTTGTCGTCGCACCTCTCGGAACCGGATTTACAGAAGGCCATGTTCGTATCTTAAAGAATATGGCGGACAAAGTGTACTTGATGATGGATTCTGATAAAGCAGGAACTAAAGGTGCCTTTCGTGCTGTGAATCTTCTTTCGAAAGAAGGAGTTTCAGTAAAAGTCTGTCATATCCCGGAAGGAAAAGATCCTTTTGATTATTCCCTCCATCATAACAAACAAGAAATTCGGGATTTGTTAGAAGGGGCAGCACCAGCCTCCCAATTTATGATCCGTGAGATCCTTGCCGGCGCCGGCCCCACCTCTCTTGCAGAGGAAAAACAAGCAGGTGTCAAAAAACTTTTTGAATTCTTGAAACCCATGGAAAAAGAAACAGACAAACAAGTCTATTTAGAAGAGGGGGCACGCCAACTCGGACTCTCTTTTTCTTCGCTTTTTCAGGATTTTCGTGGCAAGCCGGGTGTAACTTCGACCCCCTCCGTGGTCGATACTAAAAAAGAACGGACAGTGGCCAAACCGGGGAAACTATCTCCCATTTTGGTTTGTGAACGTAAGATGATCGCAATGCTCATTCAGAATTTGGAGCTTTTTAGTTTCGCTGATGATTTGTTGTCACTGGAGTTTCGAGATGAAGTTTCCGCTTTTCTTTGGGACTATTTATATACGAAGTATTTGCAGAATGAGAACTTAACAGCTGCAGAAATTCTTTCGAGGGAAGAAATTCCTTCGGAATACCTGGGAATGATTGCCGAACATTTTACGGCCGATGAATCGACGTCACCGGGATTATTTAAAGGGATGTTTCTTTACCATGCGGATTTGTTGGATGACGCAAGGATGGAAGAACTTGTCAAAGAGATGGCCAAACCTGACTTAACGATTGAAGAAAAGAACAATCTTTTGTCAGAACTTTCACTTTTAAAAAGTGAAAAAAATAAGAGATCCGTGTATCTCCGAACGATCCAAACGTTAGAAGTATAA
- the rpoD gene encoding RNA polymerase sigma factor RpoD codes for MENLASLPEVQKIISIGKANREVSYDEINEILPDKILNSEKIDDVFTLLHEMGIEIVEEYSKKSLEESSSLTTTKEESTKETKEKPARKKRESSVSSSSEDPIRLYLKEIGKVSLISGETEVFLAKRIEKGEKIIEETILSSSILRQNFAKLIPKIKSKKIKVYDLVKVDKMYALNQEQADKLEKVFFENMELIQQDEKVLNESTNRIRKYSENSKKFKELKEKIDLSTGKIDEAIRKIGVSQKEIQKISQKIKSMVFRVKEIEKHFLKIKAKYGHDVREIKALNRFIEKNENLDEIEKMMGCDIDEVREVIKDIRNNERKLRRMEQEAGSPVGEIKDWGEKIIKGEREIAQAKRELVRANLRLVVSIAKRYANRGMHFFDLIQEGNIGLIRAVDKFEYKKGYKFSTYATWWIRQAITRAISDQARTIRVPVHMIEQVNKVIRETRLFVQEFGRDPSNDEIAERLGWPVQKVKAVKNVAREPISLEIPVGSEEDSELGDFIEDKEVISPLNSAASSILSEQIRQVLQTLPAREQKVIRMRFGLDDGYAQTLEEVGYQFKVTRERIRQIEAKALRRLRHPSRSKKLKDYID; via the coding sequence ATGGAAAATCTAGCAAGCCTACCAGAAGTACAAAAGATCATCTCGATCGGAAAAGCAAATCGAGAGGTATCTTATGATGAAATCAATGAAATACTTCCGGATAAAATTTTAAATTCCGAAAAAATTGATGATGTCTTTACTTTGTTACACGAAATGGGGATCGAAATTGTAGAAGAGTATTCCAAAAAATCTTTGGAAGAATCTAGTTCGCTCACTACTACAAAAGAAGAATCCACAAAAGAAACGAAAGAGAAACCTGCACGTAAAAAAAGAGAGTCCAGTGTTTCTTCTAGTTCCGAAGATCCAATTCGTCTTTATTTAAAAGAAATTGGTAAAGTATCCCTGATCTCTGGAGAAACAGAAGTGTTTCTTGCCAAACGGATTGAGAAGGGTGAAAAAATTATCGAAGAAACTATCTTAAGTTCTTCGATTCTCCGCCAAAACTTTGCAAAACTTATTCCAAAAATTAAGTCCAAAAAAATCAAAGTTTATGACTTAGTAAAAGTGGACAAAATGTACGCTCTCAACCAAGAGCAAGCGGACAAATTAGAGAAAGTATTTTTTGAAAACATGGAACTCATCCAACAGGATGAAAAAGTTTTAAACGAATCCACAAACCGAATTCGTAAATACTCTGAAAATTCTAAAAAGTTTAAAGAACTCAAAGAAAAAATCGATTTATCTACTGGCAAAATTGACGAAGCCATTCGTAAAATTGGAGTTTCTCAAAAAGAAATCCAAAAGATCTCTCAAAAGATCAAATCAATGGTATTTCGTGTAAAGGAAATTGAAAAACATTTCCTTAAAATTAAAGCCAAATACGGACATGATGTTCGTGAAATCAAAGCCCTCAACCGTTTCATCGAAAAAAATGAAAACTTAGATGAAATCGAAAAGATGATGGGTTGTGATATCGATGAAGTTAGAGAAGTCATCAAAGACATTCGCAATAATGAAAGAAAACTTCGCCGTATGGAGCAGGAAGCGGGTTCTCCCGTTGGGGAAATCAAAGACTGGGGTGAAAAAATCATCAAGGGTGAAAGGGAAATTGCACAAGCCAAAAGAGAACTTGTTCGAGCAAACCTTCGTTTGGTGGTATCCATTGCAAAACGTTATGCCAACCGTGGAATGCATTTCTTTGATTTGATCCAAGAAGGAAACATCGGTCTGATTCGTGCTGTTGATAAGTTCGAATACAAAAAAGGTTATAAATTTTCTACTTATGCCACTTGGTGGATCAGGCAAGCCATCACTCGTGCTATCTCTGACCAAGCTCGTACAATTCGTGTTCCAGTTCACATGATTGAACAGGTGAACAAAGTGATTCGGGAAACACGGCTTTTTGTCCAAGAGTTTGGTCGTGATCCATCCAATGATGAAATTGCAGAAAGACTCGGCTGGCCAGTGCAAAAAGTGAAAGCGGTGAAAAACGTAGCAAGAGAACCAATTTCACTTGAGATCCCAGTAGGATCGGAAGAAGATTCGGAACTTGGAGATTTTATAGAAGATAAAGAAGTGATCTCACCTCTTAACTCTGCAGCCTCCTCAATTCTTTCAGAACAAATTCGTCAGGTTTTACAAACTCTTCCTGCTCGGGAACAGAAAGTCATTCGGATGCGATTTGGTTTGGATGATGGTTATGCTCAGACATTAGAAGAGGTTGGTTATCAGTTTAAGGTCACTCGGGAAAGGATTCGTCAGATCGAAGCGAAAGCACTTCGTAGACTTCGCCACCCAAGTCGGTCTAAAAAACTCAAAGACTATATCGATTAG
- a CDS encoding NADase-type glycan-binding domain-containing protein — translation MGLNQSLPYFPNLFSKNTNYIFRILSGILFLSLGFSCKGSEKLFDYHRTQSLGQINPEEPWKFSPEFALDDKVSTAFCANSKELGSGFTLYLNSYSQFSALRVFNGYHKSANDLKTNDSIKKLRLSSYVMEIDDLKSKMKIDSTVDLILNKAKFGKSGFQVLDLDSKFQGNVIRLEILETYGLGSTGRVCISELQFGEIQKESFVSYPWVSFDKIKRSIEQFGKAEKHFSGFKQLVLANEKGTIFFYDQGTILPVFFKSDQTFSFSEMYGEGDPLGFLPSIVGTYTILQSSEEGLELNLSYYDGGGIERNISWIFKRAEVGDEDYENFKTKLGTKFSEVFNPKTHYLLVLKEKESGRTFYHYELPKPK, via the coding sequence ATGGGTCTGAACCAATCATTGCCATACTTTCCTAATTTATTTTCCAAAAATACAAATTACATTTTTCGAATTCTTTCCGGAATTCTATTTCTTTCTTTAGGATTTAGTTGTAAAGGTTCTGAAAAACTATTTGATTACCACCGCACCCAAAGTCTCGGGCAAATCAACCCAGAGGAACCATGGAAATTTAGTCCTGAGTTTGCCCTGGATGATAAAGTTTCCACAGCATTTTGTGCTAATTCCAAAGAGTTGGGTTCTGGTTTTACCCTTTATCTAAATTCTTATTCCCAGTTCTCCGCCTTACGTGTATTTAATGGTTACCATAAATCAGCCAATGATCTTAAAACTAATGATTCAATAAAGAAACTCCGTCTTAGTTCTTATGTAATGGAAATTGATGATTTAAAATCAAAAATGAAAATTGATTCTACAGTGGATTTAATACTAAACAAAGCAAAGTTCGGAAAATCTGGGTTTCAAGTTTTGGATTTGGATTCTAAGTTCCAAGGGAATGTGATTCGTTTGGAAATTTTGGAAACATACGGCTTAGGTTCCACAGGGCGAGTTTGTATTTCGGAACTTCAGTTTGGAGAAATTCAAAAAGAAAGTTTTGTATCCTATCCTTGGGTTTCCTTTGATAAAATTAAAAGATCTATCGAACAATTTGGAAAGGCAGAAAAACATTTTTCTGGATTCAAACAACTAGTATTGGCAAATGAAAAGGGAACCATTTTCTTTTATGACCAAGGCACCATCCTTCCAGTTTTTTTTAAGTCCGACCAAACCTTTAGTTTTTCAGAAATGTATGGGGAAGGTGACCCTTTGGGATTCTTACCATCGATTGTGGGAACTTATACCATCCTACAATCATCAGAAGAAGGACTAGAGTTAAATTTAAGTTATTACGATGGAGGCGGAATTGAAAGAAATATTTCATGGATATTCAAACGAGCGGAAGTCGGTGATGAAGATTATGAGAATTTTAAAACCAAATTGGGAACTAAGTTTTCTGAAGTGTTTAATCCCAAAACGCACTACCTACTCGTTCTAAAAGAAAAAGAATCAGGAAGAACATTTTATCATTATGAACTTCCCAAACCAAAATAA
- a CDS encoding glycerol-3-phosphate dehydrogenase/oxidase, translating into MNHLDERKQTLKQLESTDYDVLVLGGGATGSGTALDATLRGYKVALLEKQDFSAGTSSRSTKLIHGGVRYLAQFHFKLIYEALSERKRLLLNAPHLVKPLQFVLPTYVWWEKPFYSIGLTMYDLLAGRSIVPGHERISKATALDYFVSLKKEKLKGGISYFDAQFNDARLNVTTIRAAKENGADILSRIEVVSFLKDGNGKIVGVVAKDLITKKKLNIKAKVVANTTGVWIDSIRKLDDPKVENVLAPSQGIHLVFDKAKLPCRTAMIIPKTADGRVVFVIPWEGKVLLGTTDTPIQKIDEEPLPLQSEVEFLLKTGNDYLDTKLTKADIESVFSGLRPLISTGDKKDTKSISREEAILVSDSGLVTMSGGKWSTFRKMAEDLTDKLISVGNLPPKMKCVTASFAFPGADGYSKHLVAKIQTMYDLSYDTAVRLVDAFGGEVPMILGKNPKEIKKGTGYFVEEIKHFVKKEFALSVTDVLSRRWRVVFLDLKLAESLAVPVANTLAKELGWKETEKKSSLNELLAHIKDLKKTIA; encoded by the coding sequence ATGAATCACTTAGATGAAAGAAAACAAACGCTCAAACAATTAGAATCAACTGACTACGATGTCTTAGTACTCGGTGGAGGAGCCACGGGATCTGGTACCGCACTGGATGCTACCTTACGTGGCTACAAAGTAGCCCTTTTAGAAAAACAAGATTTCTCTGCAGGTACCAGTTCTCGTTCCACAAAACTCATCCATGGGGGTGTTCGTTATCTCGCCCAATTTCATTTTAAACTCATCTACGAAGCTTTGTCAGAAAGAAAACGGCTTCTTCTCAACGCCCCTCATCTCGTAAAACCACTTCAATTTGTTTTACCAACATATGTTTGGTGGGAAAAACCGTTTTATTCCATTGGTCTCACGATGTATGATCTACTTGCTGGTAGATCCATTGTCCCAGGGCATGAAAGGATCTCGAAAGCTACTGCTTTAGATTATTTTGTTTCGTTAAAAAAAGAAAAACTCAAAGGCGGAATTTCTTACTTCGATGCCCAGTTCAACGATGCAAGGCTCAATGTCACAACCATTCGAGCAGCTAAAGAAAACGGTGCTGATATCCTTTCTAGGATTGAAGTTGTATCCTTTCTTAAAGATGGAAATGGAAAAATCGTTGGTGTTGTAGCAAAAGACCTGATCACTAAAAAGAAATTAAATATCAAAGCAAAGGTTGTTGCAAATACCACAGGTGTTTGGATTGATTCCATACGCAAACTAGACGACCCGAAAGTAGAAAATGTCCTTGCTCCCAGCCAAGGAATCCATCTCGTTTTCGACAAAGCGAAGTTACCTTGCCGCACGGCCATGATCATTCCGAAAACGGCAGACGGACGTGTGGTTTTTGTGATTCCATGGGAAGGAAAAGTTCTACTAGGAACAACAGACACGCCGATTCAAAAAATTGATGAAGAACCTTTACCTTTGCAATCGGAAGTAGAATTTTTATTAAAAACCGGAAACGACTATTTAGATACCAAACTTACCAAAGCAGACATTGAATCTGTATTTTCCGGTCTCCGCCCTCTTATCTCCACTGGAGATAAAAAAGATACAAAATCGATTTCTCGTGAAGAAGCCATTCTTGTTTCCGATTCAGGTCTTGTTACAATGTCAGGTGGGAAATGGTCAACCTTTCGAAAAATGGCAGAAGACCTAACAGACAAACTTATCTCTGTAGGAAACCTTCCACCTAAAATGAAATGTGTCACTGCAAGTTTTGCCTTTCCAGGTGCTGATGGGTATTCCAAACATTTAGTCGCCAAAATCCAAACCATGTATGATCTTTCTTATGATACAGCAGTTCGTTTGGTCGATGCGTTTGGCGGGGAAGTTCCTATGATTTTAGGTAAAAATCCTAAGGAAATTAAAAAAGGAACTGGATACTTTGTCGAAGAAATCAAACATTTTGTGAAAAAGGAATTTGCACTTTCTGTTACTGATGTTCTCTCCAGAAGGTGGAGAGTTGTGTTTTTGGACTTAAAACTAGCGGAGTCATTAGCGGTTCCTGTGGCAAATACACTTGCAAAAGAACTTGGTTGGAAGGAAACGGAAAAAAAATCTTCTCTAAATGAACTACTAGCTCACATTAAAGATTTAAAGAAAACTATCGCTTAA
- the tyrS gene encoding tyrosine--tRNA ligase, translating into MKTERELNQELDTIRRGTVEIISEAELLEKIKSKPSLTIKAGFDPTAPDLHLGHFVLLRKLKHFQDLGHEVCFMLGDFTAMIGDPTGKSETRKRLSKEEVLENSKTYQNQVFKILDPKKTKILYNSHWCSEMKFEDVLVLTSKYTVSRMLERDDFTKRHKAGTPISMIEFLYPLVQGYDSVAMKADVELGGTDQKFNMLVGRDLQREYGQKPQSVITLPLLVGLDGVKKMSKSLGNYVGVTEKPIDMYGKIMSISDDLMWNYFELLTDLPNSEMEKRKEGIRSKSLHPKEVKTELALLVMDQLHPEEENRKAVEEWTAIHNTKNRALPDEIPTETLEPSYFAEKPPLLVYVLSQLKFIPSVSEGRRLIQAGGLYLDEEKITDPTLSLEPGKEYLIRQGKKGKFLKIKT; encoded by the coding sequence ATGAAAACTGAAAGAGAATTGAACCAAGAATTAGATACCATACGCCGCGGAACTGTTGAGATCATCAGCGAGGCCGAACTTTTAGAAAAGATCAAATCCAAACCTTCCCTTACGATCAAAGCGGGCTTTGATCCGACTGCACCCGATTTGCATTTGGGCCATTTTGTATTACTAAGAAAACTAAAACACTTTCAAGATCTCGGCCATGAGGTTTGTTTTATGTTGGGTGATTTTACAGCTATGATTGGTGACCCAACAGGAAAATCGGAAACAAGAAAACGTCTCTCCAAAGAAGAGGTCTTAGAAAATTCCAAAACCTACCAAAACCAAGTTTTTAAGATTCTGGATCCAAAGAAAACGAAGATTCTTTATAACTCCCATTGGTGTTCGGAAATGAAGTTCGAAGATGTTTTAGTTTTAACATCCAAATACACTGTCTCTCGTATGTTGGAAAGAGATGATTTTACCAAACGCCATAAGGCAGGAACTCCTATCTCCATGATTGAGTTTTTATATCCTTTGGTGCAAGGGTATGATTCGGTCGCGATGAAAGCTGATGTGGAACTCGGAGGAACCGATCAAAAATTTAATATGTTAGTTGGTCGCGACTTACAAAGAGAATACGGACAAAAACCACAATCTGTCATCACTTTGCCATTACTGGTTGGACTTGATGGTGTGAAAAAAATGTCGAAGTCCCTTGGAAACTACGTTGGCGTGACCGAGAAACCAATCGATATGTATGGAAAAATCATGTCGATTTCGGATGATCTGATGTGGAATTACTTTGAGTTACTTACCGACCTGCCCAATTCCGAAATGGAAAAACGGAAGGAAGGAATTCGTTCCAAATCCCTTCATCCGAAAGAAGTCAAAACAGAGCTTGCTCTCCTTGTGATGGACCAACTCCATCCAGAAGAAGAAAATAGAAAGGCTGTAGAAGAGTGGACTGCTATCCACAACACCAAAAACAGAGCACTCCCGGATGAAATTCCTACTGAAACTCTGGAACCTTCGTATTTCGCGGAAAAACCTCCACTCTTAGTTTATGTGCTTTCTCAATTGAAATTCATTCCTAGTGTTTCGGAGGGTCGACGGCTCATCCAAGCGGGAGGTTTGTATTTGGATGAGGAAAAAATTACCGACCCAACTTTGTCCTTGGAACCTGGAAAGGAATACCTCATCCGACAAGGGAAGAAAGGAAAATTTTTAAAGATAAAGACGTAA
- a CDS encoding polysaccharide deacetylase family protein: MSLDPTNEEKEIQDIVHELSQDIEKDRLFAKKLRKFALISALSFVGITVLVLCGYLLYLSLSVTKLETEVKEKEKNLRELEQSLFSLMYQEQLREEYALAGDTEPDKELVKQVEENIQFLKEVSQNTKGRNILRGNESQKEIALTFDLATGEELPVLYNYIKEHKIKVTLFLSNERPSDINGSFFIRQNLDYIKKMAKTGSVEFGNHTWSHFNYQRSVTETSLKKRLVLEYLSKSVLDLPRMAEELKRVEDTFHTLTKQEIKKYYRLPYGALSQLILDAHASLGYTDHIMWSNNSKGSLDLPDYISKQFLYKKTSKGKKEVVRNPHYKTGEETLTFLDQWEKADPNGMNGAIILMHLGGPRKFDKLIYILPTFIERMKEKGYKFVTLSEVLNDKKD; encoded by the coding sequence ATGTCCCTCGATCCGACAAACGAAGAAAAGGAAATTCAAGATATTGTTCATGAACTTTCCCAGGACATCGAGAAAGACAGGTTGTTTGCGAAAAAACTAAGAAAGTTTGCTCTGATCTCTGCCCTTTCCTTTGTGGGAATCACAGTTCTTGTTCTCTGTGGGTATTTACTTTATCTAAGCCTTAGTGTTACCAAACTTGAAACTGAAGTAAAAGAGAAAGAAAAAAATCTAAGAGAGTTAGAACAGTCTCTTTTTTCTCTGATGTACCAAGAACAACTAAGAGAAGAATATGCTTTAGCTGGGGATACCGAACCCGATAAAGAGCTAGTCAAACAAGTTGAAGAAAACATTCAGTTTCTAAAAGAAGTCAGTCAAAATACCAAAGGCCGTAATATACTTCGAGGAAATGAATCCCAAAAAGAAATTGCCCTTACCTTTGATTTAGCTACAGGCGAAGAGTTACCCGTTTTATACAATTATATCAAAGAACATAAAATCAAAGTGACTCTATTTCTTTCCAATGAAAGACCATCTGATATCAATGGTTCGTTTTTTATCCGACAAAATTTAGATTACATTAAAAAAATGGCCAAAACTGGTTCAGTGGAATTTGGAAACCACACTTGGTCCCACTTTAATTACCAAAGGTCAGTCACTGAAACATCTTTGAAAAAAAGATTGGTGTTGGAATACCTTTCCAAATCGGTTTTGGATTTACCTCGAATGGCAGAAGAGTTAAAACGAGTGGAAGATACTTTTCATACTCTCACCAAACAAGAAATAAAGAAATATTACCGCCTACCTTATGGGGCACTTAGCCAATTAATTTTAGATGCACATGCGAGTCTTGGTTATACAGATCATATTATGTGGTCTAATAATTCAAAAGGTTCACTAGACTTACCAGATTATATCAGTAAACAATTTTTGTATAAAAAAACATCCAAGGGAAAGAAAGAAGTGGTTAGGAATCCCCATTATAAAACCGGTGAGGAAACATTAACTTTTTTGGACCAATGGGAGAAGGCCGACCCGAACGGAATGAACGGAGCTATTATCTTAATGCATTTGGGTGGCCCACGGAAATTTGATAAATTGATTTATATCCTTCCTACCTTCATTGAACGTATGAAAGAAAAAGGATATAAATTTGTGACTCTTTCCGAAGTTTTGAATGATAAGAAGGATTGA